Genomic window (Lutra lutra chromosome 17, mLutLut1.2, whole genome shotgun sequence):
GCCAGGAAGTCCTTCGTGGTGTCGGCCGCCTCCGCCACGGAGCGCCAGGAGTGGATCAGCCACATCGAGGAGTGCGTGCGGCGGCAGCTGCGGGCCACGGGCCTCCCGCCCAGCACGGAGCACGCGGCGCCCTGGATCCCCGACAAGGCCACGGACATCTGCATGCGCTGCACGCAGACGCGCTTCTCCGCCCTCACGCGGCGCCACCACTGCCGCAAGTGCGGCTTCGTGGTGTGCGCCGAGTGCTCGCGGGAGCGCTTCCTCCTGCCGCGCCTGTCGCCCAAGCCCCTGCGCGTCTGCAGCCTGTGCTACCGCGAGCTGGCCGCCTGCAagcggagggaggaggaggaggaggagccgggCGTGGGGTCCCCCGGGCAGCCGTCCTATCTCTCCGGGGCCGGCGCCGGGGCGTCCAGCGGGGATGAGGAGGACTCTGACGAGGACAaggagggcagtggggaaggCGACTGGCCCAGCCGCGTGGAGTTCTACGCCTCGGGCGTCTCCTGGTCAGCCTTCCACAGCTGACCGTGTCTGCGGCCTTGATGGATGGGCTCCCAGGCCCTTCTGCATCCAGGCAGACTCCATGGCCTAGACCCAGGCGAGGGCAGAGTTCCcaggctgcccccaccccgccccccaggacCCTGCCCCCACAGGTGGCAGGTGCAGTGGGAATGGCTCTTTCTCTCTGGATCCTAGTGCCTTTGTGCTGGACGTTGGCATCCTTCTTTTCCACTTCAGGTAATTCTCTGTCCACCTAGCAAACCCAAAACACTTTGGCCTCTTAGGAACAAATAGTGCCTTTTCTCAGCCCTAGGAGCTGTAGTCCCAGATGATCCCTTGAGCTAGACAACCAGAGGCACCTTTCAGAGGACCAGAGGGAAGATAGGACTGGAATGAGGTCCCCTGAGGCCATGCACCCCAGCACCTGCCCCCCAGAAAAGCACACCCCCAGGGAAGACTGGGAGGGCTGGAAACAAGGTCTGCCCACACACCTTGCCTGGCTAGCTGGGCCTTCTCCGGCCAGGCATGCGGGCTCACCTTGAGCCAGACAGACTGCCATATTGTGGGTGCCCACCAGGCGTGGGACTGCCGCCTGGCTCCCTGGGGGTCCCAGGCATGTGCCCGGGCCTCTGgccccatctcccttctctccaggtgTCCAGGTGTCTGGTGCCCCTCACTCCAGCCCTCGTCTCTCTATGGCTGAGGAAAGCTGTGTTTTCTGTTAGAACCCTTCACTGCCAGTGACAGAAACTCCACTCAGACTgacttaacaataaaaagaacgTTTATTCACTCGTGTGGTCAAAAAGTTCAGGAGTGTCTTGCTTCAGACACAGCTCATCAGGGGCTGAAACCATGCGAGGTGGCAGATGTCCACAACTGTCCCCCATGGTGTCCTGGGAACACTGGCAGCACAGTGGGGTGGGACATTCGGGccacacctgggctgcttcctgAGAACATGGCCCCATTACCCTGGGTACTCTGCCCATGGCCCAGTGCCTGGAGCCCTGTCCCCTAGGTGTGAGTCATCTGAACAGAGGGATAGAGCACAAACCCAGAGCCACTCGTCCAGCTCTGCCTGGGCCTTCCTGGCGTAAAGCTGTCCCAGGCGGCCTCCTGCCTGGCCTGCCCCTGGGGAGGGTGCCGATGACTGGGGAAGCCCCCCCGTGCAGTGACTGGCCTTGCTCAGAGTGAGTGTGTCAAGGCTGGAGCTTCAATGCCAGCCTCCTGAGGCCTGGCCCGCAGCTGGCGATACGGTCTCCTGATTTGCTCCTCTCATCTCCCTGTTGCCTGGCTGAACTTGGCCAGAGCCCGCTGCGGAAGGGGAAGTCACTGTCAGCTAGAAGTAGTGACTCTGGGACCAGGAAAGCCTCTCCCAGCCCACATGGCCCCGTGCCTAAAACCCCTTCGTAAGGGCTCCAGGCCCCGGGGGAAGAATCCCCCTCTGGCTAGTTCTCAAGTCCTCCTGTGTGGACAGAACCTGAGGGTCTGGCTAGAGCACTAAGTCTGACTCAGCGGGTCGCTGGCTTCCAGCCCGTTGTGGACGGGGAGCCACCCCTGTGAGGGAGGGTAGAAGTGGTAAAGTGCCAGCACCTGGGCCTGCCTGTGGCCTTCTTGCATGGGCAGAAGGAGCAGGCTGGGGGAGAGTCAGAGGTGTGTCCAAGAACAACCTGCTGGTTTTCAAGCCCTTGGCCTCCCTGAGCCGCACAAACGGGACCAGGCCAGTTCCACCAGGCCAGCGGGCTCAGGGCAGGACAGGTGACAGGATAAGGGGCAGCTTCCTGAAGACAGATCCCATACCCTCTCACAGCTAGGCCTGGCAGTCCCATCCCTTCACTCCAGGGTAGGTGCCCAGCTCCAGCCACTGGCTTCCTGGTCATAGCCCCACTCTCCTCGAGCCTCTCTTGCCAGGTAAAGGGGGAGTAGAAGCACCAGGCAGCATTCCTGTGAAGAGGAAGGAGGACTGCCTACAGCTGTGTGCCGCCAGCCTTCTCTCTACAGGGACCTGCCACAGGGGCACAGACAAGACCCTAGGCGTGCAGGACAGGTGGCCAAGAGACATGCCCTCCTCACCAGGGCTGGGCAGCTGCTGGCTCGGCCCTCAACCCAGGGCCTTTACCCCTGCTTCCCTAGTAGCCCCCACCTATTAGGGCCTGCAAGGACTCAAGGGCTTGAGTGGCCAACAAGCTTTGGGGGAGGCCTCTGGGCCATGCCAGGTGCTGGGAACAAGCTGTGGGTGAGACACACAAGATCCCCACTCTTAAGGTTTCTTCTCTGGCCGAGGAGACAATTAACAGGAGCAGGTGGTGTCAGTCCCCATGTATGCTGTGATGGGGACAGGGACTGAGCATGATGTGGTGGGCAGGTGGACAGAAGCACCCCACAGAGGTAAGCTCCCCCCAAATGGTGAGAAGGAGTGAGCAGTGCTACCTGGGGAGGTGGCATTCCAGAAGGAGGgaatggcaagtgcaaaggccctgaggagagGAGCTGTTCCAGAGCAGCATGGCTGCACTGAGGCCACATAGCAGGTGGGGCCAGCTCCGATAAGCTGGGAGCCACTGGAACCTTCCATAAGGCAGCAAATCTGCTCTTTGCTTTCCAGAGCTTGCCTGACAGCTGTGTGCAGGTggctgaggcagagagagcatcTGGACAGCCACCCCAGACTCCTAGGATCCCTGAGAGGGGAACCAGGCTCTGCTAAGGCCACATCTGCCTGCAGTGGTGGGTGGTGGACGGCAAGCCTGGGCTGTCACCATCTCCTCCTAAAGGCCTGGCCCTTCCCATGTTCTGGATTACAGCAGAGGGTGCACCAGGAAGCAAGGTAAATGCCACGGCTGAACATTTGCCCTGGGCCAGTGTGAGAGGTCGATGCTCACCACTGAAGCCCAGAGGGGAGTATGTTAGGAGGAAGCAGGACCTCCCAGAAAAGAAGATGTGGGCCCGAGAAGGAAAGGTGCTGCCCCAGGAGACCCCAACTCTGACTCCTTTAGGTCTGGTACCCCTTCAGAGACAGGCTCGTCATCCTGGCTTGGGTCACAGGTCAGGCCAGGCCCTGCCTGCACCTGCCCCCCAGGCTGTTCCGAGAAGGGGCTGGCTGCCCTCCAGGCTGCTGGGGGATTCTGCTTTCTCTCACCTACTTCCCCAGCAGGTGTGGTCCTGCGAAGCACTGGAGCCCCTAGTCGAGGCCACGCAGCTGACCCCTGCCCTTGGCCAAGAGGCCACCCCTGCGCATGGAGGAGGTCAGGAGTTCTCAGGCTGAATCAGTGCCTCTGCCTTTTGTGatgttccctcttcctggaatgaAGCTTGAGGTCTGGCCGCAGGGCTGGATCTGCTGGGCCGACATCCCAGCCCTCGCTGTCTCCTGGGGCTTTGCTTACTAGGCCTGGCGAGGACAGGGAACCCACTGTCCTGCCAGCCAAGTGCTCCCTTCCACAGTCCAGGATTCCTTCCTCCCAGCTGTGCAGGGACTCCATGTTCCTGCCAGAGGTGGATCCTTAAGCCCTGGGAGAGGCCCACCCTGACCCTCCTCCTGGGAAGTGGACACAGGCCAGTGGAGGGTCCGAGGACCAGGCCCATGCATTTGTGGGGCACCGAAGCCCCCACCACCTCCGCCTTGCCTGAAGCGCCCCTGTGGCATCAGCCCTGACCGAAGTCGCTCCAGGTGGAAAGTGAAGTCTCAGCGGTGACCTCAGGGCATTGGGTAACCAACTGACAGTCAGGCTTCTCTTTAGAGTTTGACCTTCCCCTGGGCAGGGCTGCAGCGGTCCTGTGGGACTCGGATACTGAGGGAGGCCTCTGCGGGCAGCAAGCCAGGGACCCCTGCCTGGGAGTTGTGACTTGGGATTTTCCAGTGTCGAGTTTTCTTAAATAGGGTTCGCCTGCATGGGAGCTGCTCACAACTGCACACCGTCTGCTAGAGGCAGGGAGCCAGGCAAGGGGTTGGCAGGACTGGAGGAACCTTATCCCTCGTTGGTGATGATGGAAGGTGGGCGGCATGGATGCTGATGGTGACAGTGGCTGCCTCTTACTGAGACCCATCTGGCCACTGGTCTCAGGAAGGCAGAGCCAGGTTACACAAGGCCGTCCTGAGGGGGATGTGGCCCGAGTCCTGAGAGACAGATAGATAAAGCCAGTGGCCAGAGGGATAGTTGTGtgatcagggagggcttcctggagaaggtgatGTTTGGCTGAGCCCCGGGAAGGCACGACTTTATCAGAGAGGACAGTGGTCTCCCCCAGGACTGGGATGCTGGGTCTTTTGTTCACTGTCCCCTCCTGTCCTTGGCACTGAACATTTGTGGATTGAAGAAATGAATCAAGTAAGAAATGAGGTTGGGGGCCTTTGGGTGGAAGGGATGCTAATGAAATGGCCAATGAGCCTCATATTTGGAGCCTCTGGTCAAGGTGCTGGATGAGAACTGGTGGGCCTGGCCTCTTTCTGGAGGGTAAGGacgcctccccttcccccagacaCTGACTGCTGCCCTGTCAGCAGGGACAGGAAGCGCCTATCCGCCCCCTCCCAGGCAGAACTTCCTGGAGACGTGAGGTCAGACCTGTTTGCAGGGGGACAGCCTCCTGGTTGGCCTCAGGGGATGTCAGCTGGCCCAGCTTCTGCCCAGTCCCAGCCTCTTCTTGGAGACTCAGCCAGAAAGGGGCTGCTTCTGCCTGGCCGcaacctgttcttttttttttttaaggttttatttatttatttgacagatagatcacaagtaggcagagaggcaggtggagagaggaagggaagcaggctccctgccgagcagagagcccgatgcggggctccaccccaggaccctgggatcatgacctgagctgaaggcagaggctttaacccactgagccacccaggcacccctggccgcAGGCTATTCTTGGGGA
Coding sequences:
- the PLEKHF1 gene encoding pleckstrin homology domain-containing family F member 1, with translation MVDSLANTEINSQRIAAVESCFGASGQPLALPGRVLLGEGVLTKECRKKAKPRIFFLFNDILVYGSVVLPKRKYRSQHVIPLEEVTLEPLPETPRAKNRWMIKTARKSFVVSAASATERQEWISHIEECVRRQLRATGLPPSTEHAAPWIPDKATDICMRCTQTRFSALTRRHHCRKCGFVVCAECSRERFLLPRLSPKPLRVCSLCYRELAACKRREEEEEEPGVGSPGQPSYLSGAGAGASSGDEEDSDEDKEGSGEGDWPSRVEFYASGVSWSAFHS